acatacacccttgacccaatcccatttactcttcttcagactgaatttcttctcaccatccccatctctggtttcagggtgtattccaaaagctttctagactgccaaagtcagccccctttgatgttgacaacttcaaccaattgtcttcgtatctgcgcctatcagaccccaactcaactgagacagcctgtctcatatcgaaagatttgtcttacttattgcagtgttatctatatacttttgtcaaatagtttatatcgttggcaagttatccatatatatgggctttgggggaggacaaccaaacaccaaatattctagcaccgttgattcaatgtagacattaattacactttatcgtgctgcataatatgtcatgccatagcagggtaggaaattcacataatatttaggccccattcaagggcgtaaccatgtatattgggggggttagattggtattttctcaatatttcctaAAGAATGCATTGTTACGCACTTGCCCCCACTAACTGAAAAGCAGGGTTGTTTTATCAAAAAATTGGCGGCATTTTTTCATTAAACTAGTGAAATAACATAATACCTTTGTTAAAACgattaaatatacttatttggacTACATTTGGATGTATATGTAATTGCCATAAAATGGCAGTAATGAGACTATTAGGCAGTAGTTTACAAATCTAAAGGGTTTTTCTTAAGATTCTTTgaatcaaaacagaaaacattaatcagactcattcaattttctttttatttcttttatcgtTTCTCGTGTTAAGagatgtcaaacagcttgactaTTTTGCAGAACGCTGTCTTCTAGATCAGATTCACAGCAACCAAAGTTGGCTCTCGTTTATTGAGATGATTACgccatgcttctgtaaaaacaaaactaatttaaacctTGAAACCCTCAATCAACTACAGTCTCAACTAATTGTGTTTTATCCAAATACACGATTGGCTGTTAACCACAAGATGTCAGTAACCTTTGAGGAGAGTAGGGATTGGTATCGGGGGGTTTTTCAGTGCTAAACCGGtgcatttaaaattatttctgattaagcaaaagagcatattgtttatccaCCATGTgatagaatttattattatttctatgtttAGTTAACGCTatgctgtgtaaaataaagacgaaaagaatcaaacgatctgccGTCATTTGCGTGAAGAAatggagtcacgtgtctgcagctcaatgtggcttaatggcgaacagcaccgaaggaacgtcgttacaccctctgtttaatacttcagtggggggcTGTCCGACGGGAGGGGTGCGGTAGTTGCGGACTCacgctctgtgtccgctggagagcgcagctctcctgtgtatgcgcacgtgtctgtgtgtgcgcgcaatagtGTGCCTGCATCTGTCTGGGCGATAGTGCCGCGtgctgaaagagggagggaaatactgacttaaataaatagaatagaagggtgatggctagcttgccacacggtaggctatcgtttgctgctgagaggacggtgtcatcagagtgtgtaaatacattttttcaatcggctcaggaaccgaaactaagcaccgaaatctgcgttgcatttcagtacggtaggtaccgcgtaggaaccggtgctatattagtaccggttctcggtacccaaccctataggagagtggaaacatttctcactgacagcagtctgtgaaccgttaactaagggtagctagcaagcctcattagttggaatgcattgatgcatacataaaaatggaacttgcttttcacgaccacacctgggacataaccttatgtggaggcaggacggttagatatttcaaacatgggagagcgataagtgatagctagctaaactgctaacgaggctactcctcgtctgctggagacttaaaccggggtcgagacgttgttccttcggtgttgttattgagctgcagacacgtgagtttattttcttacgtgaatgacagaagatcattttattcttttcgtttggtctttattttacgcaacaaagcgtcaacttaatatactattaataacctttttcgcggaccgcaagaaggtccgtcagttaataagcacgttgaaagttgcgggcggaccggccgggtttaggggcggaggggttccgctggtgggcgaaaccgcgcactgaggagtgaataattgtaatcgtgatgggggctgtagtatttgtgagtgtccactgacatttaattgtccaagtaaaacacgtagtactaatattagtcattggcgctgtatccgtccatctttattatttcacaaaaccgcgcacctctgtgacatcatcaacacatgatggttaacttaaccggaagtatccaggggcgttttatttgtttgagcatgtgtccctatgttttagcattgcctctctgaacatcaccatgtttacatcatccgaacggcaggttcacatgatctgaattattattgtctattgtaatggactgacatgttctgtgagcgagattacacattaagactttgtacttgatggaattatttccccttacacctacacaatcagtatttttacttaagttaaaagcttgagttgatacttcaacagaagtatctatacttctacttgagtaatgaatgtgaaaactTTTGAAACCTCTGGTTATCACCCACTATGTTGctcggttgcctggtgacgaaaggacacgtatttcttgttgtttttgctccacttgataaagtcagcagaagaattcCCCAGTAGACAACGACATTGGTTGTTGCTAaatttgagggcctttttcttttggacctgagatggtgacggagactggatttgctctctgcgaactcacaggtctgatcaagaagtgctccttttttctttttaagaacgtttgatccttcccgcacacggaacaacagtcaaggcgagactcaaaaacattcaatggcatttttggcccctttcgtagtgatatttggggcaaaatgatatttcttatgggcaatttttccctttgccctcatgtaattccgatgcaaaatagctcacactgcaggccttggttgattccaggctaaggcatcctacagtaaaatatgttttatattgatactatagcctaaaaataacacaggaaagcacttgggtaaatatacaagaacaccaccctaaccatttttgatgttttagttgcattattggggtgttatagattttaaatagtttacatatataacaatcaaatcatgactgtgctgtgtcgtagcctatgtcacaatgttcattctcatgctcctccaaaagtgtagcaaactgtctgtgattcaatggttgtgccctgatgaagttaaatattttagtgacaacatcaatgacatggttaatttttgacttgcaacacaggctgatgtattatgtcacaacctggctctttgggccatgacaagattggagttgtactgctttaaagagttttaacatcttctttatttaacataagccaacgaaaaaaaggtacacgaccacaccaccggacgtctgctggagagagaagagagaatgaacactgggtcttttaatctcagggaaccgggcccaggtgccttcaatcaccaaacccagcccacaaaatcccactggaaagctgctgcctccacagcaggggtcaccacatttataaaatgcaaaaatattgacaggacttggacaggcctctgttgtgacacctgcaaattggtcccatttcagacccagcatgtttgtgcatgcatctacctctgtgaataaatcgctccctgtcgttatcactttcattgagcgcagtgctgccagctcctcagtgagctctcgtccaaagccaaggagaagaataaaagcactgcagctttagtccatgcatgaggtaaaattagacaaaaatatttactttgtaatttccaatcaacctctcacgggccggtcacggacagccaaagggccggatgtggcccgcgagccatacaattgaataatttgatcaatatcagcattaatattatgtatgtatgaattttttggtttatttgtatactttttatgaaataaagcattttatttgtggtctgttttaccaccatcaaacagacagcattgaaaGTGTATGTTGCGAAAATATCACTTTTGAACCGATAGGGGGCGgtagtgagtggaaaaacagcgacgcacacttcaagaacagccaacctcatggggactgcagtacccgtgtgcatccactaggggcgcattcagaaacacactcacacagttttgtcatgaaattgatgttccaggggacctcagaaaaaatcattgggggtgtatctagacaccattttggagcttgtgggaggggtttgcccgtggggacctcattttaggtccccacggggacacaagtccccaccggtctgtgtgcaatcaggtataggtccccaccggcatagaagaacaagaacacacacacacacacacacacacacacacagggcagcaTTCAGACTTCCTCTCAGGATGCACATACATAAGGACACCCGTTATTGTGAGCTGCTCGTTTGCTACCTATTcttttaatctgtgtgtgtgtgtgtgtgtgtgtgtgtgtgtgtgtgccagcgtgtgtgtgcatgtgcgtgtgtgagcccagtgaaaacacacacacgcacaaacagtcAAAGGTGAATTTATTTATCAGAATTTATCTGGCCACAGTTCTATTCTTTATGATCCTTTGGATCAGTGTTTGCAGTGATTGTTGCTCCAGACAAGCTACTCACGTGAAgcagtgtgatgcgctgggagccacaaggttggtggtttgaatcccggctgccccatgtgccatgttgaagtgtccttgagcaagacacctgacccctaactgctccccaggcaaaatgtaacgcatgagCAATGTAaggcgctttggataaaagcatcagttaaatgacatgtgatgtgtgtttgtgtgtgtagtaaAATGGCTGCGACTGGTTGTgcaaaatgacaataaatgatcCTTTTACTCCTGTAAAAACGTACAGGACCGATATGGTGAAACATGATATTACTGTTAATAATCAAAAAAGGTGCGCCTGCTGCGTTGCTAAGCAACAAAGTGGCGATGCCCAGCCGAGTGTGTTTTGTCGACTGTCAAAGTCTTTTACCAGTTTGACCAGTCCACCCGCTCAGTCCTCCACCCTGACGGATGTTTCAGCTCTTCTGTGCATTGGTGGCTTTTTGCTATCTTGAGCTCTTCATGAATCAGCATTAGACGATGACCTCGCCCGTGGAAactacccacaagtcattgcaacgTGACCTTAAGCACGGGGTCGCGGGTGGACGCGTGTAGAGGAAAGAAAGGTGTGTTCGTCACATTCAATTCACACAGGTACATTATAGATTTGATTAGAACAAGGTTTTAGGCTCTTAGGTATATTGGTGATGAAATCACCTTCCTGTCCCTATCTGCTCTGCTCTCGCCTGCTATCCTGTCGAGGAGCTCGTCAAcacgtcctccctcctcctctcggtGTCCcgtcctccgccccccccacaccccatcACATTGCATCCCCCATACTCGTTTCCTCTGAGGTTGTGCATCGTGTCCCTGCGGCGTTCTTGTTTTCCCGCCAACagcctctctgctgctcctctcttcGTCCCGGTTGCCAAGGAGATGCTGACTGCTACGCTTTAACCGGCGCAAGGTCGCCTCATATCTGTTTGTTTATACGGATACTTTCACTCAGCTTCCTTATATATCattgagtgccccccccccccccaccccccccacacacacacaaacacacgcagcagTGACCTCACCGTGTCACCTGACCGCTTCATGTGACTGCGGTCTTGTGAGTCGGTTTCGACGTCATCATCAGTTTGTTCCACTGAATCTACGACAGCAGATCTTCAGAGAAACAATTCAACTCTTTTCAGTCAGCAGTTCATTGATCTCATATAAACCTCAGCAGGTGAAGCTGTAGATCATTATTCATTTCCTGTTTGCCAGCGACGACTtcacgttgttgtttttaagatgAGCACATTTTAAGGGTTCTCTTTAAGACGCCGGAATCTTCCATCTGCTTAAAAAGCAGATTATTTGACCTCATTAGATTTTTATTATAAGGCCCATAAAAGGCCAAAACCTCTCTTCTGACTCTCTGTGGGATTAAATATTGTTTCTTTACTTACGAAGAGGCACTTTCTTTATCACACTGGAGTGTGAAATAAAGGAGGCTAAGAATGTTGGCAACACGCAGCAGATTAAAGTCCTGAATTGCATCACAGAATGTGATGGGTCACATTTTTTGCTGtcacacaccccccccgcccccccctcccctccgctcctTGTTGGGCCGTGAATGTTGTTCCAGGAGGCGTCGTCACTCTTTGATAGGTGTCCTTGTTTATGTTGTGGcttaaatgttgcattttggtGGACAAACAGTAAACGTGAGAAAAAAGTAATCAACGCCcattaatgtgttcattaaCACATTTACAGGCGCATTCCTCCACCAGGTATCAATAACGTTTGGTATTGAATTGAACGCATTGCTGAAATAAGTGTGTGAAGAACACTGCCTCCCTGGAGTGTTTCCCACTTTATTCCCTTTAACCActctgccccctggtggcgCCTTGTGGAACTTCTACGCAGCAATGCGGCAGAAAATCAAACAGAAAGcaaaaatactaataataatttcttttttttctcctttttttaaacaggtgtaCAACAGAAGTTTACAACATGACCTCTAAATAGCACCAGGTTGACGTACAGTTCCAGACGTCCGCACCGAGCACGTCGACTCGTCAGTAGAAACCCGCATCAGCGCGTCAGTCCCACGTCGTCACGCCATGCAGTCACTTCATATAAgttaaagaaaaggtcaaatgCAGAAACAAAGCAATCAGAGGGGGGAGAAGCCCCATGGAATAAAACCTCAAAGGGAAATATTGTCCCTAAAGACACAGGACatctggaggggggaggggtgggggggtgttgcaTTTGATGGGACAGCGAgcgagacacagagacacagagacacagagagaagcaGACGAAGTCTCTTTCTGTAGTTCAGGTGCTACTGGTCTCCTTTCTGGTTGGCCGGCTCCTCGCCGTAGTCCGTGGCCCCGcccttcagctgctgctgctgctcgcgcGCGGCCAGGGTGCCGTTCCCGTCGGCCAGGTAGGAGTCCGAGTGCCTCTCCAGCTCCGCCCGGATCCTCTCCAGGTGCTCCGCCAGCTCCCCCAGGCTGCCGCACTGGCCCTCCACGCTGCTCACCCTGCTGTCCACGTCCTTCACCTCCCTCTGCACCTCCACGGCGGCGCTGCGGCACCCCCGCAGCTCGCCGGCCAGCCGCCTCCTCAGGGCcaccagctcctccttcagctgggCCAGCCGCCGCTCCCCGGCCCCCAGCAGGGAGGCCTGGTGGCCCACCAGCCTGGTGATGCCCTGCACCTGGTCGACGATGTGGTGCTCCCTCTGCTCCCAGGACGCGTTGGCGTGGCCCACCTCGCTGGCGATGAAGCGGAGCGAGTCCTTCAGGCCCTTCAGGGTCCGGTTCACCGAGTTGATGTTGACCTTCAGCAGGGTGATCTCCCCCTGCACGGCGCCCTGCGTCTCTTCCTGGGCCAGGTGGAGCACCAGGTTCTTCAGGGTGCTGTTGAGGTGGTCCAGCTGGTGGGAATGGGAGTCGAGGCGCTCCGTGGTCTCCCTGGCCACGCCCTCGCACCCCTCCTCCACTCCGTCGACgccggcgccccctgctggcgggCCGGACggtgagcaggaggaggtgcaaAGGAGCTCCAGGTCCGTCAGCTGTTTCTGAATTCCGTCCAGgcctccctccaccctcctccgcACAGAGTCGATCTCCGTCTCGAGCGCCGGGACCACCTGGCCCTCCAGCAGCGCCGGGGCGGTGGCGTTGCTCAGCTGCTCCACCGCCACGAACACCCTCTCCTCCAGGGTCCTCAACTTGTCCTCCACACGGGTCTTGAAGGCGTCCAGGCCTCCGAGGAGACCCGGCGCCCCGTCGGCTCCGCCCTCCGTCGCGTTGAGGCGGACCTCTATGTCCACCAGGCGGGTCTCGATCAGCGTCTCCACGTGTATGCTCTGGTCGGCGAGGGCGGTCTGGAGCTGCCGCTGGGACTCCGTCAGACCTTTGACGGACTCCTCCAGGCGCAGCACGCGCTGGGACAGACTGTCCACCTGCAACCGCCAACCGGCCGTCAGTACACCAAGCGACTAGCCAAAGGTTCCGGTGAGGATCCGGTGTCTAGTCAACGCGTGTCCTACCTGTCCACAGCAGCTCTCGGTGAGCGTCAGGCCCTGGATCTGAGCCTGCAGGGAGCCCAGCTCCTCCCGGATGCCGCTCTCCCGCCCGTCCAGGGACTGCTGCATCTGCTGCCGGCCGTCCAACTGCTCCCGGTGGCACTGGCTCTGCACCGCCACGATCTTCTCGTCGCAGTGGCTCTCCAGGCCGGCGAGGCGCCGCTCGAAGCCGTCCAGCATCTCGGCGCGCACGTCGGCCAGCCGGGCGTCCAGGACCTCCTCCAGGTGGAGCACGGAGCCCGGGTGGAAGGCGGGGCGGCCCCACGCTCCTTCCTGCAGCCTCTTCAGCTGCCCGTCGTGACCCAGGACCATGCCCTGCAGaatgggggggtcagggggagggggtttgATCGGGTTAATTAATTGGGCATGTGCGTTTGCTGTGTACGTTTGAATAGAATAATCTATTACTTAAGATTTGTTTATCAATGACTTTTAAATTGACGACTTAAACAAAGCAAAaggaaatataatataataatagccGATAATAATTGACTTAATTGGCATTAGGTTTGTTACAGTTAAACTGAGGCATCAGTTTATGAATCGCAATGTACTCGACAAATCAGCGCGGCGAGGACGTCACCTGGATCTCCTCCAACACGTGCGTTTTGGCTCGCAGCTCGTCCTTCACCTCCGTCACCCGTCCGGCTAAGTCCCCGAATCCGGCgaagctctcccccccctcggggATCAGGCCAAATCCCACCGCGGCGTCCCGCGGGCGAGGCGCCGCGCTGGGCATCAGGGACCCCAGGACGGCGTTGGTGTCCCCGCTCAGGGAGGTGCGCTGGCGCTCCTCGAGGGCGGCCACCGCCCCGCTCAGGGTGTCCAGGCCCTGGCCGAGGCGCCGCAGGTCCTCCTCCATGCGGTCCAAGCGCTCCCCGGTCACTCCCGACACACCCAGGTGGTTTCCTGTGGTCAAAAAAGAAAGGCGAAATGATTTCTGTTGTTGATTGTTCatcgggggaggggtgggggcggtgttgggaggggggagtgcgggggagtgcgggggggggctcgcaCCGTAGTTTGGCTTTGCGTTCCCGGCGGGCAGATGCCCCGTGGGGACACCGGGGATCGGCCTGCCGGACTCCAGCTGGCCTCCTCCGGGCCTCTGGTCCACGGGGGGCCATTGGGGGAAGCCCTTCGTCCCCGGGCGGTGGGGGGCCCCCCCGCCTT
This sequence is a window from Pungitius pungitius chromosome 1, fPunPun2.1, whole genome shotgun sequence. Protein-coding genes within it:
- the LOC119221670 gene encoding EMILIN-3 isoform X1, which gives rise to MRTARCHVAAQLLLFAAVLTGRCAGKGTFYGGHVNPFYGNRYHLYKAGLHPHQPPNKPMTRHKNHCAFVVQRNVSCTVQDGVASYVKAEYTTKCIWGQKCPVVMYRTCHKPKYKVGYKSVTELEWRCCPGYSGENCHDGPTPLPDVMMPPFKGGGAPHRPGTKGFPQWPPVDQRPGGGQLESGRPIPGVPTGHLPAGNAKPNYGNHLGVSGVTGERLDRMEEDLRRLGQGLDTLSGAVAALEERQRTSLSGDTNAVLGSLMPSAAPRPRDAAVGFGLIPEGGESFAGFGDLAGRVTEVKDELRAKTHVLEEIQGMVLGHDGQLKRLQEGAWGRPAFHPGSVLHLEEVLDARLADVRAEMLDGFERRLAGLESHCDEKIVAVQSQCHREQLDGRQQMQQSLDGRESGIREELGSLQAQIQGLTLTESCCGQVDSLSQRVLRLEESVKGLTESQRQLQTALADQSIHVETLIETRLVDIEVRLNATEGGADGAPGLLGGLDAFKTRVEDKLRTLEERVFVAVEQLSNATAPALLEGQVVPALETEIDSVRRRVEGGLDGIQKQLTDLELLCTSSCSPSGPPAGGAGVDGVEEGCEGVARETTERLDSHSHQLDHLNSTLKNLVLHLAQEETQGAVQGEITLLKVNINSVNRTLKGLKDSLRFIASEVGHANASWEQREHHIVDQVQGITRLVGHQASLLGAGERRLAQLKEELVALRRRLAGELRGCRSAAVEVQREVKDVDSRVSSVEGQCGSLGELAEHLERIRAELERHSDSYLADGNGTLAAREQQQQLKGGATDYGEEPANQKGDQ
- the LOC119221670 gene encoding EMILIN-3 isoform X2; this encodes MYRTCHKPKYKVGYKSVTELEWRCCPGYSGENCHDGPTPLPDVMMPPFKGGGAPHRPGTKGFPQWPPVDQRPGGGQLESGRPIPGVPTGHLPAGNAKPNYGNHLGVSGVTGERLDRMEEDLRRLGQGLDTLSGAVAALEERQRTSLSGDTNAVLGSLMPSAAPRPRDAAVGFGLIPEGGESFAGFGDLAGRVTEVKDELRAKTHVLEEIQGMVLGHDGQLKRLQEGAWGRPAFHPGSVLHLEEVLDARLADVRAEMLDGFERRLAGLESHCDEKIVAVQSQCHREQLDGRQQMQQSLDGRESGIREELGSLQAQIQGLTLTESCCGQVDSLSQRVLRLEESVKGLTESQRQLQTALADQSIHVETLIETRLVDIEVRLNATEGGADGAPGLLGGLDAFKTRVEDKLRTLEERVFVAVEQLSNATAPALLEGQVVPALETEIDSVRRRVEGGLDGIQKQLTDLELLCTSSCSPSGPPAGGAGVDGVEEGCEGVARETTERLDSHSHQLDHLNSTLKNLVLHLAQEETQGAVQGEITLLKVNINSVNRTLKGLKDSLRFIASEVGHANASWEQREHHIVDQVQGITRLVGHQASLLGAGERRLAQLKEELVALRRRLAGELRGCRSAAVEVQREVKDVDSRVSSVEGQCGSLGELAEHLERIRAELERHSDSYLADGNGTLAAREQQQQLKGGATDYGEEPANQKGDQ